GGCTCGTGGGGATGGAGGACAAGCTGCCGGCGGCGCTGGAGGAGGCCGCGCGGGTGCGCGCCGAGTGGGGCTACCCCATCATGGTGACGCCCCTGTCCCAGTTCGTGGGCACCCAGGCCGCCATCAACATCATCATGGGCGAGCGCTACAAACAGGTCACCGACCAGTCCATGCAGTACGCCCTGGGAATCTGGGGCCGGGAAGGCGCCGAGCTCATGGACCCGGACGTAAAGGACCGTATCCTGGGGCGGCCCCGGGCCAGGGACTGGGAGGGCTGGGAACAGCCGGACCCGTCGCTGCCCGAGGTGCGGAAGCAGCTCGGCAACTCTTCCATGTCCGATGAAGAGTTGATCCTGCGCGTATTCGCCGGGGATGAGGCGGTGGAGGCGCTTGAGACCGCCGGACAGCCGCGGGAGTATCTGAGCGCCAGCCAACCCCTGGTGCGGCTCGTCCACGAACTTACCAAGCAGAAGGAATACACCCAGGTCTACATCCGCAAGCCGGGATTCTCACTCACGCTCGGGAAGACCGAACCCGCGGCCCCCTGACACCGCCCGGATCTCCGCTTTCCAGGCGGTATCAAACTCATGAGGCAACTACGTAACGGAACGTCATTCCCGCGAAAGCGGGAATCCAGGGGTGGCGAGGCGGAAAAACGCCCCTGTAGTGCCCCACCACCGCCCCTGGATTCCCGCTTCCGCGGGAATGACGACTCGGGGGGTTGGTGCCGGTTCTTGTCCGGACGACGTTTCGACACACCCGCTTTCGCGCGAATGACTCAGTGACCGACGGACCGGCCGGGGTGGGCTACACCCCGGCGGCCATGGGCGCGGGCACGGGCATGTCGTAGAGCCGCGCCACGTTGTCCCGCAAGAGCTTGGCGCGCACGTCTTCGGGCAGATGGCCCAGGTCCCGCGCCACCACCTCGCGCGAGTGCGGCCAGGTGGAGTTGGCGTGCGGGAAGTCGTTGGACCACATGCAGTTGTCGTGCCCCCACCAGGCCAGGTTGCGGGCGCCCACGGCGTCGTTGAAGAAGGTGGCGAACACCTGCCGGTTGAAGTACTCCGTCGGCAGCTTGTCGATGGTCAGCGGATCCGAAGGGCGGTGGCGGTCGAAGTAGTAGTCCCACTGCTCCAGCACGTAGGGCAGCCAGCCGATCTCGTTCTCCACCAGGACGATCTTGAGGCGCGGGTAGCGCTCCAGCACGCCGGAGAAGATGATGTCCATGAGGCTGTCGGTGATCTCCGCCAGCTTGAGGTTGACGCTGCCCCGGTAACGCTCCAGGCCCTTGCGGTCGCGGCGGGTCTTGACGTAGCCGAAGCCCGTGAGGATGTGCAGGCTGACGGGCATCTCCATCTCCTGGGCCGCGGCCCAGAAGCGCTCGTAGTGGTCCGAGGCGAAGGACAGCTCCTTGGGCGGCACCTGCCAGATCAGCCCTCCCCGAAGTCCGGCCTTCTTGCAGCGCTCCAACTCGGCCACCGCGTGGTCCATGTTGAAGGTCGCGATCATGGGCACGCCCACCAGCCGGTCCAGGTCCACCGAGCAGTACTCGATGAGCCAATCGTTGAAGGCCCGGCAAGACGCCTCCTGCAACTCCGGATCGTCCTCCGAGAAGAGGCTCAGACCGTGGGTGGGATACAACACCTCGGCGCTGACCCCGTCCACCGCCATCTCCTTGAGCCGGGCGTTGGGATCGGAACCGCCGGGATGGGTCTGGAACCCCTCCCCTATCTTCAGCTCGGGGAAGCGCATGGCGCGATCGCGCATGGCTTGGGGCACGCGGTCCACCACGGTGTCCGCGGGTTCCATCACGTGGGAATCGGACGAAAACAGCACCTCTTCGGTAACCGCCGCGTCGTCGCTCTGGAGTCTGTATGTACGGCGGTAAAGCCCTGTATCGATGCTCATGGGAGGCTCCTTCCTGCTGGGCGGCTTCATTCCGCCCGTATTGTGGCAATATCGTACTTGGCGCTTCGCAAACAGGGGCGTTCAAGCACCTGCCTCGCGGCCCCACCCGGCCCGGTCCGCCGTCCGCTCAGGTGCGCTCCCGGCCGGCGATCTCCAGCGCGGCGAACGCGTACATGCGCGCGGCGGCTTCGAGGTCTTCCACCTTCTGCATCTCGCTGGTGGCCGGTTTGGCGTCGGCGGCTTCCGGCGCCGGGCCGCACTTGATGGCGGGAATCCCCACCTCGGCGAACACGGTGAGGTCGGCGTAGGTGCTGGTGAAGGCGTCGCGGATGGGCTCCACCTTGCGGCCCCGGACGTACTCGTGGGCCTCCTCCATGGCGGCCACCAGCGGCTCCGCGCCCTTGGACTCGTAGCCGTTGACCGACAGGAAGAGCGACGATTTGGCCTCGATCTCCGTCGCCGCCAGGACCTCCCGGACCTCCCGGAGCACATCGATGGCGCGCTGTTCCGGCGCCATGAAGGCCTCGACGTAGAGGTTGCAGATGGCCGGGGAGAAGTTGGGCTTGAACGGCGCGCCGCCGAAGATGGAGCCGATGTTGACCTTGGGGACCACCGTGCCCGCGCCGAACTCGTAGCGGTGCTCCTTCTCGTAGCGCCGCGCCCACTCCTCCAGGGCCGGGATGATGGAGGCCATGCGCACCACCGCGTTCTTGCTTTCCTTGGGCGACAGCGGATGGTCCACGAACGGCCCGTACATGGGCTCGCCGTAGGTCGTGATCTTGATGAAGACGGCGCCGCACTGGGCCCAGGTGATGCGGAACTGGGACGGCTCCACGACGATGCAGTAGTCCCCCACCACGCCGTGGGTCACCAGGTAGCGCGCGCCGTGCCCCTTCCCCCGGTACGCCGGCCCCTGGTAGTGGTCCACCGGCGAGCGCCCGATCTCGCCCGCCACGCCCGTGACGATGACGTCGCCCTTGAGCTTGACACCGCTCTCCTTGAGCGCCTTGGCCATGGCCAGGGTGCAGGTGAGCGGCCCCTTGTCGTTGACGATGCCGCTGCCGTAGATGACGTCGTCCTCGCGCCGCGCCAGCGCCTGCCACTCGGGACGGGTGCTGCCGGTGATCCAGAGATCCTCCGGGCCGCCCGAAAGCGCCGTATCCATGTGCCCGTTGAAGAGCAGCGTCGGCCCCGTGCCCTCGCCCGGAATCACCCCCACCACGTTGGCCCGA
The Deltaproteobacteria bacterium DNA segment above includes these coding regions:
- a CDS encoding amidohydrolase family protein codes for the protein MSIDTGLYRRTYRLQSDDAAVTEEVLFSSDSHVMEPADTVVDRVPQAMRDRAMRFPELKIGEGFQTHPGGSDPNARLKEMAVDGVSAEVLYPTHGLSLFSEDDPELQEASCRAFNDWLIEYCSVDLDRLVGVPMIATFNMDHAVAELERCKKAGLRGGLIWQVPPKELSFASDHYERFWAAAQEMEMPVSLHILTGFGYVKTRRDRKGLERYRGSVNLKLAEITDSLMDIIFSGVLERYPRLKIVLVENEIGWLPYVLEQWDYYFDRHRPSDPLTIDKLPTEYFNRQVFATFFNDAVGARNLAWWGHDNCMWSNDFPHANSTWPHSREVVARDLGHLPEDVRAKLLRDNVARLYDMPVPAPMAAGV
- a CDS encoding M20/M25/M40 family metallo-hydrolase, translating into MHTDQKTLEKVFSHIDREELANLAMDVVNFPTPTGSEEEVARFIHDWLQKQGIETFLQHTEPGRANVVGVIPGEGTGPTLLFNGHMDTALSGGPEDLWITGSTRPEWQALARREDDVIYGSGIVNDKGPLTCTLAMAKALKESGVKLKGDVIVTGVAGEIGRSPVDHYQGPAYRGKGHGARYLVTHGVVGDYCIVVEPSQFRITWAQCGAVFIKITTYGEPMYGPFVDHPLSPKESKNAVVRMASIIPALEEWARRYEKEHRYEFGAGTVVPKVNIGSIFGGAPFKPNFSPAICNLYVEAFMAPEQRAIDVLREVREVLAATEIEAKSSLFLSVNGYESKGAEPLVAAMEEAHEYVRGRKVEPIRDAFTSTYADLTVFAEVGIPAIKCGPAPEAADAKPATSEMQKVEDLEAAARMYAFAALEIAGRERT